Within Sorangiineae bacterium MSr11367, the genomic segment AGTAGCCCGGCGATTGAAGGCCACTTCCGTTGCCTAGGAAACGACGAACGACGAGAAATGCCTCGGGCGACAGGGTGGAGATGACCGCCAACTCGCTTTCCAGCGTCTTCATCACCAGGACTTGGCGCTTCAGCGTCTCGGCGGCAGCCCACAAATCGTCCCCGTCGATGGCCTCGACCAACCCAATCGTCTCGAACGCAGCCAGCTTGAGCCAGAGTTCCTGACTTTGATGGGCGATTTGGAACAACATTTCGTCGGGGATGACGAGGGCATGCGGCGACGATTGGAGCGATCGCAGCTCCGAGGTCCGGAGATACACCTCGTAGTCGAGCAAGCCCGCGCCCACGGGCTTCCCCATGTACTTGTTCTCGAGCGGTGCTTGGAGCGCGAGGTGGAGGTTTCTGGCACGCACACTTCGCATTGAATCCCTGGAGGAAATACCTTCCATCTCATCCCCCTTTCCGCACCCGCCGCGCCACCATTCTGGAGTGGACGCGGACGGGCAACGGGAACGATTGTCTTATCGTATGCGACGGGACGGCGGCCCGTCGTTCAAGCCTAGAAACGACCCCGTGGACGAGGGGGAGAGCATCGACCGTAGGCGATGCGCAATCTCGTTCATGGGGAGGCTCTTGGAAAGCCAACCATGCGCGCTCGTTTCTGCAGCGCGTAGGCGAAGCTCGGACTCGTCGCTCGCCGAAAGTAAGAAATACTTCGTGTTCGGCCCAGCCGTACGGCGGATCAACTCGATGAGCCGGTCCCCCCGCAGGCTCGGAATGTTCAAGTCGAGAAGAACGATATCCGGTTGGAACGCGCGAACCATGTTGGTGACCCCAATGGGCCCCTCGTGCGTGGCGACTTCGAATCCCTCCAAAGTAAGGCCCCTAAACAAAAGGTCCAGTTGCAAAGGATCGTCATCGACCGCAAGAATGCGCGGCCGCCGGCGGACGTCGGGGTTCGGCAATCCTCCCGGCCTATCCATTCCCGGCTTGCCCCCGAAGGTGTTTTCGAATCGCGGCAATCAAAGCTTCGCGCTCCACTGGTTTGGTCAGGTAATCCACGCACCCCGCGCTGTCCGCACGTTCACGATCCTCGGTGCCCGCGCGGGCTGTAAGTGCAATAACGGGAAGGTGCCGAAGCCTAGGATCCGACTTGATACGTCGGGTCGCCTCCCACCCGTCGATGCGAGGTAGGGATAGATCCATGAGAACGAGATCCGGCGCATCGCGCTGTGCGCGTTCCAGTCCGTGCTCTCCATCCTCTGCTTCGAACACATTGAACTCCGGCTCCAGGTAACGGCGCACGATATCTCGGTTTTGCGGAGAGTCCTCCACGTAAAGAATGCGCGGTAGGCGCTCTTTCTGTTGCACGCGTTGCTCGACGACCAGTCGCCGTGCCTCGGCAACCAAATCGGCCATGGCCAGACCGCCTTTGCGTACAATTCGCGCAAACGCCTCCGAAAGTTCCTGCTCCTCGACTTTGCTCAAGTCTTTGCCCGTGAGGACCACGACCGGAACGATGGTTCCCTCGCTGCGCATGCGGCGAAGGACCTCGAAGCCGTCCACCTTGGGCATGACCAGGTCCAAGATGAGCAACGACGGCGGGCTCACCTTCATGCGGACCAGCGCCTCGGAGCCATCGCGTGCGTCGGCGGTGGGGAAGCCGTGGCCCTGCAAAACCCGGGTGACCAGCTCGCGCGTGGCCGCGTCGTCGTCGACGATGAGCACATCGCCCCCGCCCGGCGCCATGACCCGACGCACCGTTTCTACCAGTTGGTCCGTCTCGACGGGCTTAACTAAGTACTCGCACGCGCCCATGGAGAAGCCGCGTGCGCGTTGCTCTTCGACGGAGACGATGACCACGGGGATGCTCGAGAGCGAGGGATCGCTCTTGAGTTCCGTTAGGACGTCCCACCCGTGGAGCTTGGGCAGGTGGAGGTCGAGCAGGATGACGTTCGGCCTTCGGGCGCGCGCCTGATGCAAGGCCTGCACACCGTCGCCCACGATGATGGCCTGGAAGCCCGCGGTCTCGAGCTCACCGCGTACCAAGGTCTGCACCAGCGGATCGTCGTCGACCACGAGAACCGTGCACCCGTCGAGGGGCACGGAGCGGGGTTCGAGCTTGTTTTCCGGCAGCGACGGGGTGCGGCCCGCGTCGATCGCGCCAGGGAGAATGACGGTGAACTTGGAGCCCCGGCCGACCGCGCTGGTGACGGAGGCGGTGCCCCCGAGCACGCGCGCCAGCTCGCGCACGATGGCGAGGCCGAGGCCCGTGCCGCCGGCGCGCCGGGTGCTGGAGCCGTCGACCTGGCGGAATTTCTCGAAGATGTTCCGCAGTTCCTCGGGGGGGATGCCCACGCCGGTGTCCTCCACCTCGACGACCAAGTCGTCGCCGGCGGCGCTCGCCGAGACGTGGATCTCGCCGGTGTCGGTGAACTTCGCGGCGTTGGAGAGCAGGTTGAGGACGATCTGCCGCAGCTTGAGCGAGTCGGTGAACGCCTGCGCGGCGCCGTCGGCCACGTGCGTGACCAGCTCGACGTCCTTGCTGCGTATCAGCTCCTTGATGGTCGCCGCCGAGTCCTCGATGAGTTCCGTGACGTCGACGCGCTCGCGCACGATTTCGATGCGCCCCGCCTCGATCTTGGACAGGTCGAGGATGTCGTTGATGAGCGAGAGCAACGTCTTCGCGTTGGTCTTGATGACGTTGAGGTCGCGCCGGCCATGCGGCGTGAGGCGCGAGCCCTCGCCGCGCATGAGCAGGTCGCAGTAGCCGAGGATGCCGTTGAGCGGCGTGCGGATCTCGTGGGAGAAGTTCGCCAAAAACTCGCTCTTGAGGCGGGCCGCCGCTTCGATCTCGCGGGCGCGCTCCTCTTCGATGCGCTTGGCCTTCACCAGGTCGGCGGAGAGGCGCTCGAGGTCTTCGTTCTGCTGGCGGATGATCTCCATCTGCAGCACGCGCCGCTGGTAGCCGGCCAAGGTGCGCGCGGAAAGCTCGCGCGTGCGGCGAAGGGCCTCCTCGGTGCGTTTGCGCTCGGTGATGTCTTCGGTGACGCCGACCAGGTAGGCCGAGTTCCCCTCCTCGTCGACGATGGCCAGCTTGCGCGTCAGGTAGGTGCGGTTCACGCCGTCGGTGCGGGCCACCTCTTCGAAGACCTTCATCACCTGGGTGCGGAGCACCTCGCGATCGATGGCGTTGAATCCCTCGACCTGGTCGGGCGGGAAGATCTCGTCGTCGAGCTTGCCCGTGAGCCACTCTTTGGTGGTGTGAAACGCGTCGGCGAAGGTCTGGTTCGCCAGGATCTGCCGGAGCTCACGCGCCTCTTTGACGAAGACGAGAAACGGGAGCGCGTCGATGATGGCTTCCATGAGGGCCGCGCGGCTGGCCCGGACATTCTGCCGGCGCACGCGTTCGACCTCGCGCGTGAGCACCGCGCCCAGGCGCCCGAGGCGCGAGGTTTCGATCACGTCGGCGGCACCGCGGGCAAGTGCGCTTCGCTCCAGCGCGTCGTCGACCTGCCGGGCCACGAACACGGCCGGCAAGTCGTAGCCGAGCGTGCTGCCGACCTCGCGCAGCTTGTCCAGGAAGCCTGCGATCGCCTCGCGCGATTGCCCGAAGAACTCCGTACCGGCGAGAATGATGTCCCAGCTTCCCGAGATGCGCTCCTCGAGGCGCGCGGGGCTGTCGACGGAGGTGGTCTCCGCGGAGAAGCCCGCGCGCTCCAACTCGCCCAGCACGAGGTTCGTTTCGCTTTCGGAAAGCGCAAGCAGAATGCGCGGCGTCGTGCCGGGAGGGGACGTCCTACGAAGGGAAATGACGGCCGGCTTCACGTGGAGGTTCCCGATCCGAATGCGAGCACGGTGAGGGTCGTGTTGATGTGAAATCCACAATAGATTTCGAAATGGCAATTGAAGCCCACCGACGGCGGGGCCGTGGTGAACGTTTGCGCAAGCTCCGCACGCTTTCCGACGGCGTCGGCGAACCATTGGCGACCGCTGCACTGAAATAGAATCAGCGCAGTTGGATTCCCAACGCGATGTGGCAATTCCTCACGGAAGAAGTGATTCGTTGCGCGCACGATATCCCCCAATTGCATGATTTCGAGCTCGGTCCCTTCCTCGATCAAGTTGGCATAGAGAATCGACCCGTCGTCGAGCGGCTTCCACGGCGCGCGCACGAAGTACTCGCGTCCGACGCGCAGCGCGGTGGGCTGCGTGGCGAAGCCGTGCGGCTTGCCGAACTCCAGATCCGACACCGTGACGCCAAGCAGCTCGGCGTAGCGTTTGGCCGCCGGCTTGCCGTCGATCTCCAGCGCGCGTGTGCACGTCTCGTCGACACGCGTGATGCGCAACGTGCGACCAGTGGGCACGTACCAGTGCGAACGCATGGCCGCCCAGCGCACGTCGGACTTGAAGAGTGCGCAGACGACGGCGTCGGTCACCACCTCGCCATCGATGTGCAGCTGAGAGCTCTGCTTCGCAGGATCGAGCTCGGTGTCCGATGCGCCTCCGCCCACCAGCACCAGCGCAGGATTCGGCTCCAGCATGCCCAGGAGGAACTCCTCCTTTTTGTAGCGAAACGCATCGTCGATCACCATGCCGACGTGCCGCGAGCCCAAGTTGTTCGGCAAGATCCCCAGCTCGTCGCAAGCGGAGTTGATGGCGACATTCCCGGAGACGATGGCGTCTTGCGAAAGATCGCGACCGACGCCGAGGCCCACGTCGAAGTCGCCCGAGAGGGCGCCGAGGACGATCGACCGTTCGTGGATGCCTTCGTTGTCCAGCTCCGCACCGCTGGTGGTGCCGACGATGCGCGTACCCTTGGGCAACCTCTCACGCAGTGCGCGATTGAGGGCCAACTGATCGAGCGATCGCGACGCGAAAACCGTCACGAGCTTGGGCTTGGCGGAAGACGGTAGTTGCTCGAGAAGCCGCTCCGCGGCTTGCTGGGGATCGGTCACGAGCGTACGTGCCCGATGGAGCTCAACGGATGACATGGGGCGTGCCGTTTGCCTCTTTTTGAAGAGGGGGTAGCTGTAGCTTGGTTTTTTTTCGTGAAGGCCGCGAGCGGAACCTGGCGATGGCCGCGCGCCAGTTTACTGTGTTGGGAATGGGCGACAACAACGCTGCACCGAATCCCATTGTCTGCCCGATTTCGTCCAAACGGTGGGCCAAACGTTGGCCGACCCTGACCGTTTTCTAATTCTTCGACCCCCCGTCCCGCTTGCGGGCGGTAATTCAAAAATGTTGTTTCGCCGACATCTGGATGTACTTGATGTCTCGAGCGAAAAAGAGTTAGGAATATCAAGGGCATCCTTGCCCACGTCCCAGCTTCAGTGGCTGTTACGTTTTGTAACGCTCTGTTGCTTTTCGCCGTTTCGTCCACCTGCTGTCGTTTGCCGTCCTGTTACGCATGCGCGCTCCGAACGAAGACCCTTACCCCCTGGTGGGGATGCCTCACGACGTGGCTCAAGCGGGAGATGCCACTGAGCTCGAGGACATCGCCGCAAAACTGCTTTCCCTCCCTGGAAGCTTGGGCAGCAAGCTCGAAGCCATCGAGCGAGCGGCCATCGCCGAAACCATGAGAAGTTGTGGCCACAACAAAAGTGAGGCTGCACGCGTTCTCGGCATGGACCGCAAAGCGCTCGAGCGAAGATGGCACCGGTTTCAATCGGAGCCAGCTTTTCCAGCGGCCCCGCGTACGGCCCCGGAACCTGCGCCTCCCGCATCCCAGCGATCGGGTTAGTATCTGGCGCCGCTATGGCGACTCGAACGTGCGGACACTGCGGATCCGAAATCCCTGAGAACGCTGGCTTCTGCGGAGTTTGCGGAACTGTGTCCCCTCCAGGGGTAGCGCCGACGGTGTCCGCCGGCTCTTCCACCTCTGCATCGTCAACCTCCGGCCCTGCCCGCACCGCGCCTGCGCGCACGATGCTGGGCATCTCCGCCGAGGAAGTGCAGACCCAGCAGCAAAAAACCGTGCCGATGGCGCAGGTTCCGGGCTCTCTGCCGCCGCAACCCGAGGGAGCTCGGACGATGATTGGCGTGGCCATGCCCGGCGTCGCGCCCATTCTGCCGCCAGCACCGAACGCGGATGCCAGCGGCTCCCTGCCGCCGGTTCGCGGGGAGCAGCGCACCATGCTCGGTGTGGCCATGCCAGGCATCGCACCGACACGAGGCGATCCGCCGAACGCGCTGCCGCGCGCGCCGCTGGCTCCCGCGCCGCTGCCCGCCATCGTGCCCGCCCCGGCGCCGCTGGTGGACGAGCCTCTCCCACCCCCGCCGGTCCTCGCGAAGAAGGGCGGCCTGCCGCTCGGGGTGGTTGCAGGTGTGGTGGGGCTCTTGGTCGCGGCCGCCGGTGTGGGCGTCTATTTCTTCTGGAGGGCGGGCGCGCCGTTGGTGGTGAAACCGCGGCTCGGACCGCAGGGCAATGAGCAGCTTCACCTGTCGTGCCCCACCTGCCCCGACGGAACGAAGGCCACCGCCTCGGGAAACACCGCCACCTTCAAGGACAAAGAGGCCTCGCTGGAGCTCGCGACGCCGCTCAAGCTCGGCGACAATCCGCTGGAAATCCACCTCGATCGACCGAGCATGGGCCGCGATGAAACGGTGAAGGCCTCCATCTTGGTGCCGTACCGCGTAAAGGTCGATCTCGCGAACACCGCCACGAACGACCCCATCGTGGTGCGCGTCGAGACGACGCCGGGAACGACGGTGAAGGTCGACGGGCATGATGTGGCGCTCGACGGCGAGGGCAAAGGGACGCAGCCCATCGACGTGCGCGCAGAGACCGAGGGCGCGTCCGACGAGGGCAAGGTCATCGACCGGACCATCCCCTACGAGGTGACCCCCAAGGGCAGCGACGCCGAGCGCGGAACGCTCAACGTGCGGGTCGGTGTCGTGCCCCTGCACATCGACGCTCCCTCGGCGCACATGGTGACGGACGCCGATCGTTTCGTGGTGGCCGGGCGCACGGCAAAAGGTGCCAGCGTGATGGTGAACGGGAAGTCCATCGAGGCGGGCACGGGGATCTTCTTCGGCACCTTCGAGCTTCCCGCGGACAAGGAAACCGCGGTGGAGATCCGCGCTTCGGGGCCGAACGTGGCACCGCGCACCGCGCGCTATGCCGTGCGGCGCGTGGCCAATCTGGACACCGAGGCCAAAGCCTTCGAGGCGGCGAACCCACTCGGGTACGACACGGTCGCAGCGAACGTCGAGGGCAACGTCGGCAAAGGGCTCGCGGTCGATGGCGAAGTGCGTCAGTCGCGCACGGTGAACCATCAGACGGTGGCCGTCGTCGACAGCCACCGCGGTTGCGCGAAGAAGCCGTGCCTCGTGCGCGTGGTGTACGGCAGCGATCTCGATCTCAAACCGCGGCAGGAGCTGCGCGCGTACGGCAAGATCACGCGCGCGTTCTCGGCCGGGGAGGCCGGCGCGGGCGGCAAGCCGGTTCCCGAGGTGGAAGCCGACTTCGTGATCCGCGGGAAGATCAAATGAGACGGACGCAGCCCGTGCGCGTGGCCGGGCTCGTGTGCGCCGTCGGCCTCGGGGCGATGCTGGCAACGGGAGCCTTCGCGCAGCGTGTGGAACCGGGGCGAGCTCGCACGGTCATCGTCGGTGCATCGCCCGCGTTCTCACCGACGGATCGCGTGGATGCGCGCCGCAGTGGCTTCTCGCGAACGAGCCTGCCGACGGGCGGACTGCGCGCGACGTTTCGTCACTCGTTCGGCCAGAACATCGAGCATGCGCCGTTGGTGCTCGACGATGGGAGCATCGTGGTGGTGGTGAACCACAACGAGCTCGTGGTCCTCGAGCATGCCACGCCGAAGTTCGTCGCGTCGCTGGGTGGCAGCGCCTTGGGGCCGCCGACGGCGCTGGCCGATGGCACCATCGTGGCGGTGAACTCCGCCGGCGAGGCGGTGGGCGTGCGGCAAGGCGCGGTGCGCTTTCGAACGCGGCTCGGCGGTGACCGCTCGCTCGGGGGGCATGTTTCACCGGTGTCGCTCGACGACGGCGGCGCGGTCGTGGCGACGGCGAACGAGCTTACCGCACTCGACGCGGAAGGCGGCGTGCGCGCGCGGGCGGCGGTGCCGGAGATGCTGGCCACGCCGCTCTTGGCCGCGCTCGGCAAGATCATCGCGGTGGCGGCGTCGGGTACGGTTTACGGGTGGGTGCCCGGCAAAGAGGTGCACAAGATTGGCAGCTTCGGCGCGGCCATCGATGGCGGTGCGGTGCTCGCCGGTCCGAGCACGTTGGCGGCCGTGGTCGACGGAACGCGCCTCGCGGCGATGGATCTCGCGCACGGCGCGGTGATGACGCGCTCGTCGGTGCAAGGCGCGATCTTCCTGGGCCCACCCGCCGTGCGGGGCGACGCGGCCTACCTCCTCTCGATGGCGCCGGGGCGCACCATGCTCGTCGGCGTCGATGGGGCGGGCCAAGAGCTCTCGCGGCAGCAGGTGTCGACGTTCACGCCCATGGCCTTGGCGGACGGGGGCGCACTCGCGCTGGTGGCCCCGCCGCACGCGGGGGTGCTCGTGGATGCCGCTGGAACGGTGGCCTTTGCCACCCCGGAGGGGTTCATCGGCGTGTCGTCATCGGGCAGCGTTCGCATGCTCGGGGAGACGCCCTGGGCGACCCGCATCACAGCCGCGGGAAAACCGCACGGTGGAAACGTCATCGGGATGGCCCCCACCCGGGAAGGTTTCGTCGTCGTTTCCGAGGCGGGCAACCTCGTCGAGGTCGTCGGCACCGCGCCATAGTGCCACGGCCACCCCTGGCACAATTCCGGCGTCGTCCGTATAATCGCCGAAGACATGATCACCATCACTGAGAAAGCCGCTTCCAAGGTCAAAGAGATCGCTGCCGCCGAAGCCCTCGAGGGCCAAGGCTTGCGCCTGCGGGTCGTTGGCGGCGGGTGCGCCGGGTTCAGCTACGACCTGTATTTCGAGGACGCGATCGGTGAGATGGACGAGGAGTACGAGTCCAATGGCGTCAAACTTTACGTCGACCCGCTGAGCCACCAGTACCTGGAGGAGACGGAGATCGACTACGTCGAAGGGGTCCACGGTTCGGGTTTCAAGTTCAACAACCCGAACGTCAAAGGCACCTGCGGCTGCGGATCGAGCTTTTCTGCTTGAGTGGTCAGGTTTTGGGGGGGCTCCGCCGCCCCCAAACCCCCCGAGAGTAGGGGTAATCGAAGCCTCCGAAAGGGGGTAAGCTCAACCAGGGTTGTTGTGGTTGGGTCTGGCAGGGCTGCCACGCGGCGGCAGGATTGCCACGTCCGTCTCGGAGCACGGCCTCCGATTGCGCGGCGCGTCGACTTGCTGAGGTGCGCGTTTTTTGCGGAACCCGCGTCAAGTCCTTGACGACGAGAGCGTGGCTGGACCCTCGCACTGATCCTGCATCGTGCGGAGATGTGGACCGAGCCGCCATCGCCCCCTCATTCGGCCTGGGTCGTGAAGATCGGAGCTTCGCAACATGAAGAGCTCCCTCGACCCCAACCCCTCCATCTCGAACTACATCGCGCGCGTGCAACGAGCACCAACGCTGTCGCGGGAAGACGAGGTGGCCCTCGCCTTACGCGTGCGCGACCACGCTGATCCACGGGCCGTGAGCGCATTGGTCGAGGCCAACTTGCGACATGTCGTTGCCATTGCGCTGACGTATCGGCGCTACGGACTGCGGCTTGCCGATTTGATTTCCGAAGGAAACGTCGGCCTCATGACCGCACTTCGGAAATTCGATCCCGACCGTGGAACGCGTTTCGTGACGTACGCTGCGCACTGGATTCGCGCGTACATCCTCGACTACGTGATTCGCGCCTGGAGCATCGTGGGCGTCGGCGCAGGTCCGTTGCGCTCGAAGGTGTTCTTCCGACTACGACGGGAGAAGGCGAAGATCTCCGCGCTGACCTCGGACTCGGACGAGGTGGCCGAACAACTCGCGTCGCGCTTCGGCACGACCAAGGAGAAGATCTCGCAACTCGCTCAACGGGTGGAGGCGCGCGACCTTTCGCTCGATACGAAGGCGCACGACGACACGACCTCGTCGATCGTCGATGCGCTCCCCTCGCCGCTCCCCTCCCAGGAGGACAACTTCCTCCGCTACGAGCGGACGCATGAAATCGAGCACCGCGTGCGCGAGGCCCTCGACGAGCTCGATCCGCGCGAGCGCTACATCGTCACCGTGCGCGTGATGGCCGACGATCCGGACGAACTGAGCCTCGCCGAGATCGGGCGGCGCCTCGGTGTCTCACGCGAGCGCGCGCGGCAGATCGAGTCGCGTGCCAAGATGAAGCTGCGCCGGCGCCTGGGCGAAGAGCTCGAGATCAAAGACGCGCCACCGGTCAGCGAGACCGAGCCCGGGACCACGACCAAGGCCGCCTAACTCACGCGTCAGCCGCCGATCACGTAGTCGACTTGGCGGCGGAAGTGATCGGGCATGGCCTCGAACGCTTCGCGCATCACGATGGCATCGCGATCGATGGCGTGGTCGACGGCGAGGATGCCGTCGAGGTGGTCCATCTCGTGCTGGAGCAGTTCCGACGTGGCGCGATCGAGCTGCGTCCACGTTCGCGCTTCGCCCTGCTCGTCGTGGAACGAGAGCGAAATGGAATGGTGGCGGCGCAGTCGCACGAGGATCGATGGGAAACTCATGCAGTCGTCCCACATCGTGAAGGTCTGCTCGCTGCGCCAGCGGATGACGGGGTTGATCAGGAGGCCGCGAAACGACGGCTCCCCCGCGAGGTGCACCGCGATGAAGCGCTGCGCGACGCCGATCTGCGGGGCAGCGATCGCGCGACCGAAGCCATGCGCTTCGCGAAAGGCCTGCAGTGTCGCCGTGAGGCGGCGGCCATCGGCGACGAAGGCGGGATCGGCGATGTCCGCGACCGGCGCGGAGATGCGGCGTAGCCCGGGCTCGCCCATTTGCAGCACGCGGGCGGGTGCGTCGTGCACGATGGTCATCGCGGAGACGATAGCGCAAAGCACAACGCCCGCGTTCCCGAAGGAGCCGCGGGCGCGTGGTCGACGTCGTCCGTAAGCCGAGTTTTGTTCCGCGTGAAGGTCGCCCTTCGCGCGGCAGCAATCATTCCTCTAGGGCGGCCGTTACCGGACGCCTCGAGCAGCCAACCCGCAGGCTCGGGCGAGTAGCCCTCGAACGCCTGCCTACGCGGCCTTGCTCCCAATGGGGTTTGCCATGCCGTCGACGTTACCGCCGACGCGGTGGGCTCTTACCCCACCGTTTCACCCTTACCCCGTGCCGAGCTCGCAAGCTTGCGCAAGCTAGCCCGTGACGTGGCGGTTTGTTTTCTGTGGCACTCTCCTGGGCGTTTCCGCCACCGGGCGTTACCCGGCATCGCACTCTTTGGAGCTCGGACTTTCCTCCCGTTCGTCAGTCGTGAAACCGGAACCGGCGATTGCCTGTACGGCGTCGACCCGCGCAAATTGGCACTTTGCGCGCCGCTTCGCAACGAAAGCGTGATTTAAGTCGCGCACAATGCGCAACCTTGGTCGCGGTCTCGTCTTTCTCGCCGTATTTGCCGTCGGTTGCGGGGCCGGTCCGCTCGAATTGCACGTCCCCACGCTGACGCCCAATCCGGCGCGCGAAGCGGTCACGCCCATCGATTTCGAGCCCATCGGCGCATCGCCCAACCCCGACGTCATCTTGGTGCCCGGTGGGGTCGAGCCCCCGGGGCCTGCCGCCGTGCTGGCCAGCGGCATCCGCAGCGAACTCCAGGCGCGCGCCTTCCACGGCGGGGAGGCTGGCGGCTACGTGGTCAAGTCGCGGCTGGATCGCTTTGCGCTGCGCCGCGACTCGGACAAGGGCTACGGCTACGCGGTTCTGTACGTCGATTTGAGCTGCGACATCAAGCGCAAGGCCGACGCTGCCCCCGTCTGGCGCGGCGAGCTGCGGGGCCGCAGCGCCGCCCTCGGGGCGCGCCAGTTCTTCTCGGACGCGAACGTGATGCATCAGATCCTCGCCGATCGCCTGATGAGCGACGTGACGCGCGAGCTCGCGAGCGATCTCGCCGTGCGCGTTCTCGAATTGGAGGGCAAACCGTCGGCGCGGGTGTTCGCCGATCAAGACGCGGAAGGGCAACTCGCCGGCATCGACGATGGGCCGGCCGGCACGGCGGCTCTCTCGCAGAATCCCGAAGCAGCCGCGAAATTCGTCGACGTGGCGCACGACTCGGTGAACGATCGCGTGGCGCGTGCGGCAGCGTGGAACGCCATCGCCATGGCCAGCGCGCCCGATCAACCGTGGATCGGCGGCATCGATACGGGCATCGACAAGGATACGTTCATCCGGTTTTTCCAGTACAAGGCGCTCGCACGTCACGCCACCGTGCCCACCTTGCGCGAGCTGAAGACCGCACGTGGGAAAGAGGAGAACGATCTGCTGAAGGAGTTCCTCCACGATCTCGAGACGACCGGTGGTTTGGGCCTCACCGGATTTTCGCGACGTCGCGGGAATCTCGGTCTTTGAGCCCGAGCCGCCGTCGCGTACGCTCGACGGCGTGAGTGAGACTCTTCAGGAAGGGGAACTCTTCCTCGACAAATACCGAATCGAGCGCCTCATCGGAAAAGGCGGGATGGGCGCCGTTTACGCCGCGGTGGATACGGACTTGGCACGCAGGGTCGCCATCAAGGTGCTCCTGGCGAGGATTGCCAACATGCCGCAGGCGGTCACCCGCTTCATCAACGAGGGGCGCGCGGCCGCGCGCATCGAGGGTGAGCACGTGGCACGCGTCTTCGCGGCGGGCCACACGCCCAACGGGCTCGCGTACATGGTGCTCGAGTACCTCGATGGGATGGACCTCGCGGCCGTTCTGCGGGAGCGACCGCGCATGCCCGTGGGCGAGGCCGTCGACATCGTGCTGGAGACGCTGGAGGCTGTCGCCGAAGCGCACCGCCACGGCATCGTGCACCGCGATCTCAAGCCGGGAAATCTGTTCCTCGCGCGCAAGAGCAACGGGCAGACCATCGTGAAGGTGCTCGACTTCGGCATCTCCAAGGCGACGAACCCGCTGGCCGAGGCAGGCGACCACGCGCTCACGTCGACGAAGGCGACCCTCGGTTCGCCGTTGTACATGTCGCCCGAGCAGCTTCGCAGCGCGAAGAACGTGGACCGCAGGTCGGACATCTGGTCCCTCGGCGTCATTCTGTACGAGATGCTCACGGGCACGCTGCCCTTCCGCGGTGAAGCGCTGGGTGAATTGT encodes:
- a CDS encoding response regulator, which gives rise to MDRPGGLPNPDVRRRPRILAVDDDPLQLDLLFRGLTLEGFEVATHEGPIGVTNMVRAFQPDIVLLDLNIPSLRGDRLIELIRRTAGPNTKYFLLSASDESELRLRAAETSAHGWLSKSLPMNEIAHRLRSMLSPSSTGSFLGLNDGPPSRRIR
- a CDS encoding response regulator encodes the protein MKPAVISLRRTSPPGTTPRILLALSESETNLVLGELERAGFSAETTSVDSPARLEERISGSWDIILAGTEFFGQSREAIAGFLDKLREVGSTLGYDLPAVFVARQVDDALERSALARGAADVIETSRLGRLGAVLTREVERVRRQNVRASRAALMEAIIDALPFLVFVKEARELRQILANQTFADAFHTTKEWLTGKLDDEIFPPDQVEGFNAIDREVLRTQVMKVFEEVARTDGVNRTYLTRKLAIVDEEGNSAYLVGVTEDITERKRTEEALRRTRELSARTLAGYQRRVLQMEIIRQQNEDLERLSADLVKAKRIEEERAREIEAAARLKSEFLANFSHEIRTPLNGILGYCDLLMRGEGSRLTPHGRRDLNVIKTNAKTLLSLINDILDLSKIEAGRIEIVRERVDVTELIEDSAATIKELIRSKDVELVTHVADGAAQAFTDSLKLRQIVLNLLSNAAKFTDTGEIHVSASAAGDDLVVEVEDTGVGIPPEELRNIFEKFRQVDGSSTRRAGGTGLGLAIVRELARVLGGTASVTSAVGRGSKFTVILPGAIDAGRTPSLPENKLEPRSVPLDGCTVLVVDDDPLVQTLVRGELETAGFQAIIVGDGVQALHQARARRPNVILLDLHLPKLHGWDVLTELKSDPSLSSIPVVIVSVEEQRARGFSMGACEYLVKPVETDQLVETVRRVMAPGGGDVLIVDDDAATRELVTRVLQGHGFPTADARDGSEALVRMKVSPPSLLILDLVMPKVDGFEVLRRMRSEGTIVPVVVLTGKDLSKVEEQELSEAFARIVRKGGLAMADLVAEARRLVVEQRVQQKERLPRILYVEDSPQNRDIVRRYLEPEFNVFEAEDGEHGLERAQRDAPDLVLMDLSLPRIDGWEATRRIKSDPRLRHLPVIALTARAGTEDRERADSAGCVDYLTKPVEREALIAAIRKHLRGQAGNG
- a CDS encoding FIST C-terminal domain-containing protein; the encoded protein is MSSVELHRARTLVTDPQQAAERLLEQLPSSAKPKLVTVFASRSLDQLALNRALRERLPKGTRIVGTTSGAELDNEGIHERSIVLGALSGDFDVGLGVGRDLSQDAIVSGNVAINSACDELGILPNNLGSRHVGMVIDDAFRYKKEEFLLGMLEPNPALVLVGGGASDTELDPAKQSSQLHIDGEVVTDAVVCALFKSDVRWAAMRSHWYVPTGRTLRITRVDETCTRALEIDGKPAAKRYAELLGVTVSDLEFGKPHGFATQPTALRVGREYFVRAPWKPLDDGSILYANLIEEGTELEIMQLGDIVRATNHFFREELPHRVGNPTALILFQCSGRQWFADAVGKRAELAQTFTTAPPSVGFNCHFEIYCGFHINTTLTVLAFGSGTST
- the erpA gene encoding iron-sulfur cluster insertion protein ErpA; protein product: MITITEKAASKVKEIAAAEALEGQGLRLRVVGGGCAGFSYDLYFEDAIGEMDEEYESNGVKLYVDPLSHQYLEETEIDYVEGVHGSGFKFNNPNVKGTCGCGSSFSA
- a CDS encoding RNA polymerase factor sigma-32, giving the protein MKSSLDPNPSISNYIARVQRAPTLSREDEVALALRVRDHADPRAVSALVEANLRHVVAIALTYRRYGLRLADLISEGNVGLMTALRKFDPDRGTRFVTYAAHWIRAYILDYVIRAWSIVGVGAGPLRSKVFFRLRREKAKISALTSDSDEVAEQLASRFGTTKEKISQLAQRVEARDLSLDTKAHDDTTSSIVDALPSPLPSQEDNFLRYERTHEIEHRVREALDELDPRERYIVTVRVMADDPDELSLAEIGRRLGVSRERARQIESRAKMKLRRRLGEELEIKDAPPVSETEPGTTTKAA
- a CDS encoding peptide deformylase — protein: MTIVHDAPARVLQMGEPGLRRISAPVADIADPAFVADGRRLTATLQAFREAHGFGRAIAAPQIGVAQRFIAVHLAGEPSFRGLLINPVIRWRSEQTFTMWDDCMSFPSILVRLRRHHSISLSFHDEQGEARTWTQLDRATSELLQHEMDHLDGILAVDHAIDRDAIVMREAFEAMPDHFRRQVDYVIGG